A genomic window from Strix aluco isolate bStrAlu1 chromosome 32, bStrAlu1.hap1, whole genome shotgun sequence includes:
- the LOC141916931 gene encoding uncharacterized protein LOC141916931 isoform X1, translated as MTIPVFAAFRNILHFPLFSLACWQPRGRYTPEHVCRSNATCSPAAWIWSWTETQRRAWAERRAVWDAVAGCIQEQLLLRKGVRIPALGCFDVVSRQIQVGEEAVTIHRPVFRPARNLVVVRNLSDNKAYLPGNKELEPLKYSKVAAAASVSRQKAAGCIQGTVSLLSYCLGKGENVAFVLRDIGVLLIEGTTVQMKFYYDILEMLSGKENLEQVIFKVPRLLDMVVSRMVPVASLSFSGHVVIFPELEMEFVHKPPLRALLRTSRQVPGEDEETRREFLPPLGQVPVGCPGFAAPSSPNQEPPQFQEMTEQKKRKKIKSSVRQQPVILGDSSGEKQPGTGQAKGKAALKDRASRQSRAQAQAATAQSCGGGGGGKGKGGGWGGQVRRGQGMVEKCWQLQRPGKPSPPLLRRPRTSEHPS; from the exons ATGACAATTCCTGTCTTTGCTGCATTCAG AAACATTCTGCACTTCCCTCTGTTCTCTCTGGCTTGCTGGCAGCCCCGTGGGAGATACACACCAGAGCACGTGTGTAGGTCGAATGCCACCTGCTCCCCAG CAGCCTGGATTTGGAGCTGGACAGAAACCCAGCGCAGAGCGTGGGCAG agcgAAGAGCCGTCTGGGACGCGGTGGCCGGCTGCATtcaagaacagctgctgctgcgcAAG GGTGTCCGAATTCCCGCCCTCGGCTGCTTCGACGTTGTCTCCAGACAGATCCAGGTTGGAGAGGAGGCCGTGACTATCCACAGGCCCGTCTTTCGCCCGGCCAGAAACCTCGTCGTGGTCCGCAACCTGTCGGACAACAAGGCCTACCTGCCCG gcaacaaGGAGCTGGAGCCCCTCAAATACTCCAAGGTGGCCGCAGCCGCCTCGGTGTCCCGGCAGAAAGCGGCGGGCTGCATCCAGGGCACCGTGTCCCTCCTCTCttactgcctggggaagggggagaacgtTGCCTTCGTCCTGAGGGACATCGGGGTGCTCCTCATTGAAGGCACAACGGTGCAAATGAAGTTCTACTACGACATCCTGGAGAtgttgtctgggaaggagaacttgGAACAAGTGATTTTCAAG GTCCCCCGCCTGCTGGACATGGTGGTGTCCCGGATGGTACCTGTGGCCTCCCTGAGTTTCTCTGGCCATGTCGTCATCTTTCCCGA GCTTGAAATGGAGTTTGTGCACAAACCACCTCTCAGGGCTCTTCTCAGGACCTCGAGACAAGTCCCTGGCGAGGATGAGGAGACAAGAAGAGAGTTTCTGCCACCTCTTGGACAAG TTCCAGTGGGATGTCCTGGGTTCGCTGCTCCAAGCTCGCCTAACCAGGAACCACCACAGTTCCAGGAGATGACGGagcagaagaagaggaagaagataaagtctTCGGTCAG GCAGCAGCCGGTGATCCTGGGGGATtcctctggagaaaagcagcctgggaccGGCCAAGCCAAGGGCAAAGCTGCGCTCAAAGACCGAGCGTCAAGGCAGAGCCGAGCCCAAGCGCAGGCAGCGACAGCTCAGAgctgcggaggaggaggaggaggaaaaggaaaaggaggaggatggggaggacaagTAAGACGAGGACAAGGAATGGTGGAAAAATGCTGGCAGCTGCAAAGACCCGGAAAGCCaagccctcccctcctcaggaggcCTCGTACTTCGGAACACCCGTCATAG
- the LOC141916928 gene encoding uncharacterized protein LOC141916928 isoform X3 produces MIPRGFSNLNDSVILFRGPRSSVLPGGLCLARCRGCRAGGSGRGPRGGCPRGALVPVTSQRRSHRGMSPGCQPAAPAAVRLGPATMAVFITRVLTLLSIVQYVLRAGDRQDAATQELLRQREEQEQQEMTRLMEEVEQSSQERRGLAPEGLLLGACQHWWFWASADALLVLLGLYWLPRQSGADGDSSSQRGSASGAEEQRGEDEDCEGKAEPSDTLAGHKPLQKAGSSVAPAKQARPNNSLLTGPHPALGQGSAYECPQINIPQRLLLAPPRPPLGHIVRQRWAPRGLCRQRAAAPPAAPDGERAAPPPLPREHPNTSRVPASRAASDPLRWHAAPARRRRRASINTQ; encoded by the exons atgatcccgaggggcttttccaacctgaatgattctgtgattctgtttaggggccccaggagctctgtcctgccaggggggttgtgccttgcccgctgcaggggctgcagagccgggggcagtggccgtggcccaaggggcgggtgtccccgtggggctctggtgcctgtgacatcacagaggagaagtcaccgagggatgtcaccagggtgccagccggcagcacccgctgcagtacgGCTCGGGCCAGCG accatggctgtgttcatcacccgcgtcctgaccctgctgagcatcgtgcagtaCGTGCTGAGAGCCGGGGACCGGCAAGACGCGGCCACGCAAGAGCTCCTGCGGCAGcgcgaggagcaggagcagcaggagatgacccggctgatggaggaggtggagcagagcagccaggagcggCGCGGCCTCGCTCCGGAAGGCCTGCTCCTCGGggcctgccagcactggtggttctgGGCCTCCGCCGACGCCCTGCTCGTGCTCTTGGGGCTctactggctgcccaggcagagcgGCGCTGACGGCgacagcagcagccagcggggaagcgcCAGCGGTGccgaggagcagagaggggaggacGAGGACtgcgagggcaaagcagagcccagtgacaccCTGGCTGGACACAAGCCTCTGCAGAAGGCGGGGAGCTCCGTGGCGCCTGCCAAGCAAGCCCGCCCCAACAACTCCCTCCTGACGGGGCCGCATCCAGCCTTGGGACAGGGCAGCGCCTACGAGTGCCCCCAGATCAACATCCCCCAGCGCCTGCTGCTCGCGCCCCCGAGACCACCCCTGGGACACATCGTCCGCCAGCGCTGGGCACCGCGGGGGCTCTGCCGGCAACGCGCTGCTGCACCCCCGGCAGCTCCTGACGGGGAACGTGCTGCGCCGCCTCCTCTGCCCCGGGAGCACCCCAACACCAGCCGGGTCCCCGCTTCCCGCGCAGCCTCTGACCCGCTCCGCTGGCACGCTGCTCCAGCTCGGAGGCGCAGGAGGGCGTCAATAAATACccaatag
- the LOC141916928 gene encoding uncharacterized protein LOC141916928 isoform X1, which produces MIPRGFSNLNDSVILFRGPRSSVLPGGLCLARCRGCRAGGSGRGPRGGCPRGALVPVTSQRRSHRGMSPGCQPAAPAAVRLGPAVGEAGGGKAGPDEGRGRSSGPSGGFLQPGRGRSRCGERLGQGRCRPRGWAQGCRGCQPRPVPGGCGEMSPSLQRSPPSPLLPPSSLGPSPTRPQPRHILPCCPSPTEPLLSLLLLQTMAVFITRVLTLLSIVQYVLRAGDRQDAATQELLRQREEQEQQEMTRLMEEVEQSSQERRGLAPEGLLLGACQHWWFWASADALLVLLGLYWLPRQSGADGDSSSQRGSASGAEEQRGEDEDCEGKAEPSDTLAGHKPLQKAGSSVAPAKQARPNNSLLTGPHPALGQGSAYECPQINIPQRLLLAPPRPPLGHIVRQRWAPRGLCRQRAAAPPAAPDGERAAPPPLPREHPNTSRVPASRAASDPLRWHAAPARRRRRASINTQ; this is translated from the coding sequence atgatcccgaggggcttttccaacctgaatgattctgtgattctgtttaggggccccaggagctctgtcctgccaggggggttgtgccttgcccgctgcaggggctgcagagccgggggcagtggccgtggcccaaggggcgggtgtccccgtggggctctggtgcctgtgacatcacagaggagaagtcaccgagggatgtcaccagggtgccagccggcagcacccgctgcagtacgGCTCGGGCCAGCGGTGGGTGAGGCTggtggggggaaggctgggccggacgagggccggggcagaagctctggcccctcaggggggtttctacagccggggcgagggcgcagccgctgcggggagcgcctggggcagggcaggtgccgccctcggggctgggcgcaggggtgccggggctgccagccacggccagtgcccgggggctgtggggagatgtccccgtccctgcagcgctcaccaccctcccccttactgcctcccagctccctcgGGCCCTCTCccacccggccccagccccggcatattctcccctgctgccccagccccactgagccccttctctccctcctcctcctccagaccatggctgtgttcatcacccgcgtcctgaccctgctgagcatcgtgcagtaCGTGCTGAGAGCCGGGGACCGGCAAGACGCGGCCACGCAAGAGCTCCTGCGGCAGcgcgaggagcaggagcagcaggagatgacccggctgatggaggaggtggagcagagcagccaggagcggCGCGGCCTCGCTCCGGAAGGCCTGCTCCTCGGggcctgccagcactggtggttctgGGCCTCCGCCGACGCCCTGCTCGTGCTCTTGGGGCTctactggctgcccaggcagagcgGCGCTGACGGCgacagcagcagccagcggggaagcgcCAGCGGTGccgaggagcagagaggggaggacGAGGACtgcgagggcaaagcagagcccagtgacaccCTGGCTGGACACAAGCCTCTGCAGAAGGCGGGGAGCTCCGTGGCGCCTGCCAAGCAAGCCCGCCCCAACAACTCCCTCCTGACGGGGCCGCATCCAGCCTTGGGACAGGGCAGCGCCTACGAGTGCCCCCAGATCAACATCCCCCAGCGCCTGCTGCTCGCGCCCCCGAGACCACCCCTGGGACACATCGTCCGCCAGCGCTGGGCACCGCGGGGGCTCTGCCGGCAACGCGCTGCTGCACCCCCGGCAGCTCCTGACGGGGAACGTGCTGCGCCGCCTCCTCTGCCCCGGGAGCACCCCAACACCAGCCGGGTCCCCGCTTCCCGCGCAGCCTCTGACCCGCTCCGCTGGCACGCTGCTCCAGCTCGGAGGCGCAGGAGGGCGTCAATAAATACccaatag
- the LOC141916931 gene encoding coiled-coil domain-containing protein 81-like isoform X3, giving the protein MTIPVFAAFRNILHFPLFSLACWQPRGRYTPEHVCRSNATCSPERRAVWDAVAGCIQEQLLLRKGVRIPALGCFDVVSRQIQVGEEAVTIHRPVFRPARNLVVVRNLSDNKAYLPGNKELEPLKYSKVAAAASVSRQKAAGCIQGTVSLLSYCLGKGENVAFVLRDIGVLLIEGTTVQMKFYYDILEMLSGKENLEQVIFKVPRLLDMVVSRMVPVASLSFSGHVVIFPELEMEFVHKPPLRALLRTSRQVPGEDEETRREFLPPLGQVPVGCPGFAAPSSPNQEPPQFQEMTEQKKRKKIKSSVRQQPVILGDSSGEKQPGTGQAKGKAALKDRASRQSRAQAQAATAQSCGGGGGGKGKGGGWGGQVRRGQGMVEKCWQLQRPGKPSPPLLRRPRTSEHPS; this is encoded by the exons ATGACAATTCCTGTCTTTGCTGCATTCAG AAACATTCTGCACTTCCCTCTGTTCTCTCTGGCTTGCTGGCAGCCCCGTGGGAGATACACACCAGAGCACGTGTGTAGGTCGAATGCCACCTGCTCCCCAG agcgAAGAGCCGTCTGGGACGCGGTGGCCGGCTGCATtcaagaacagctgctgctgcgcAAG GGTGTCCGAATTCCCGCCCTCGGCTGCTTCGACGTTGTCTCCAGACAGATCCAGGTTGGAGAGGAGGCCGTGACTATCCACAGGCCCGTCTTTCGCCCGGCCAGAAACCTCGTCGTGGTCCGCAACCTGTCGGACAACAAGGCCTACCTGCCCG gcaacaaGGAGCTGGAGCCCCTCAAATACTCCAAGGTGGCCGCAGCCGCCTCGGTGTCCCGGCAGAAAGCGGCGGGCTGCATCCAGGGCACCGTGTCCCTCCTCTCttactgcctggggaagggggagaacgtTGCCTTCGTCCTGAGGGACATCGGGGTGCTCCTCATTGAAGGCACAACGGTGCAAATGAAGTTCTACTACGACATCCTGGAGAtgttgtctgggaaggagaacttgGAACAAGTGATTTTCAAG GTCCCCCGCCTGCTGGACATGGTGGTGTCCCGGATGGTACCTGTGGCCTCCCTGAGTTTCTCTGGCCATGTCGTCATCTTTCCCGA GCTTGAAATGGAGTTTGTGCACAAACCACCTCTCAGGGCTCTTCTCAGGACCTCGAGACAAGTCCCTGGCGAGGATGAGGAGACAAGAAGAGAGTTTCTGCCACCTCTTGGACAAG TTCCAGTGGGATGTCCTGGGTTCGCTGCTCCAAGCTCGCCTAACCAGGAACCACCACAGTTCCAGGAGATGACGGagcagaagaagaggaagaagataaagtctTCGGTCAG GCAGCAGCCGGTGATCCTGGGGGATtcctctggagaaaagcagcctgggaccGGCCAAGCCAAGGGCAAAGCTGCGCTCAAAGACCGAGCGTCAAGGCAGAGCCGAGCCCAAGCGCAGGCAGCGACAGCTCAGAgctgcggaggaggaggaggaggaaaaggaaaaggaggaggatggggaggacaagTAAGACGAGGACAAGGAATGGTGGAAAAATGCTGGCAGCTGCAAAGACCCGGAAAGCCaagccctcccctcctcaggaggcCTCGTACTTCGGAACACCCGTCATAG
- the LOC141916928 gene encoding uncharacterized protein LOC141916928 isoform X4, with protein sequence MAVFITRVLTLLSIVQYVLRAGDRQDAATQELLRQREEQEQQEMTRLMEEVEQSSQERRGLAPEGLLLGACQHWWFWASADALLVLLGLYWLPRQSGADGDSSSQRGSASGAEEQRGEDEDCEGKAEPSDTLAGHKPLQKAGSSVAPAKQARPNNSLLTGPHPALGQGSAYECPQINIPQRLLLAPPRPPLGHIVRQRWAPRGLCRQRAAAPPAAPDGERAAPPPLPREHPNTSRVPASRAASDPLRWHAAPARRRRRASINTQ encoded by the coding sequence atggctgtgttcatcacccgcgtcctgaccctgctgagcatcgtgcagtaCGTGCTGAGAGCCGGGGACCGGCAAGACGCGGCCACGCAAGAGCTCCTGCGGCAGcgcgaggagcaggagcagcaggagatgacccggctgatggaggaggtggagcagagcagccaggagcggCGCGGCCTCGCTCCGGAAGGCCTGCTCCTCGGggcctgccagcactggtggttctgGGCCTCCGCCGACGCCCTGCTCGTGCTCTTGGGGCTctactggctgcccaggcagagcgGCGCTGACGGCgacagcagcagccagcggggaagcgcCAGCGGTGccgaggagcagagaggggaggacGAGGACtgcgagggcaaagcagagcccagtgacaccCTGGCTGGACACAAGCCTCTGCAGAAGGCGGGGAGCTCCGTGGCGCCTGCCAAGCAAGCCCGCCCCAACAACTCCCTCCTGACGGGGCCGCATCCAGCCTTGGGACAGGGCAGCGCCTACGAGTGCCCCCAGATCAACATCCCCCAGCGCCTGCTGCTCGCGCCCCCGAGACCACCCCTGGGACACATCGTCCGCCAGCGCTGGGCACCGCGGGGGCTCTGCCGGCAACGCGCTGCTGCACCCCCGGCAGCTCCTGACGGGGAACGTGCTGCGCCGCCTCCTCTGCCCCGGGAGCACCCCAACACCAGCCGGGTCCCCGCTTCCCGCGCAGCCTCTGACCCGCTCCGCTGGCACGCTGCTCCAGCTCGGAGGCGCAGGAGGGCGTCAATAAATACccaatag
- the LOC141916931 gene encoding uncharacterized protein LOC141916931 isoform X2, with protein MTIPVFAAFRNILHFPLFSLACWQPRGRYTPEHVCRSNATCSPAWIWSWTETQRRAWAERRAVWDAVAGCIQEQLLLRKGVRIPALGCFDVVSRQIQVGEEAVTIHRPVFRPARNLVVVRNLSDNKAYLPGNKELEPLKYSKVAAAASVSRQKAAGCIQGTVSLLSYCLGKGENVAFVLRDIGVLLIEGTTVQMKFYYDILEMLSGKENLEQVIFKVPRLLDMVVSRMVPVASLSFSGHVVIFPELEMEFVHKPPLRALLRTSRQVPGEDEETRREFLPPLGQVPVGCPGFAAPSSPNQEPPQFQEMTEQKKRKKIKSSVRQQPVILGDSSGEKQPGTGQAKGKAALKDRASRQSRAQAQAATAQSCGGGGGGKGKGGGWGGQVRRGQGMVEKCWQLQRPGKPSPPLLRRPRTSEHPS; from the exons ATGACAATTCCTGTCTTTGCTGCATTCAG AAACATTCTGCACTTCCCTCTGTTCTCTCTGGCTTGCTGGCAGCCCCGTGGGAGATACACACCAGAGCACGTGTGTAGGTCGAATGCCACCTGCTCCCCAG CCTGGATTTGGAGCTGGACAGAAACCCAGCGCAGAGCGTGGGCAG agcgAAGAGCCGTCTGGGACGCGGTGGCCGGCTGCATtcaagaacagctgctgctgcgcAAG GGTGTCCGAATTCCCGCCCTCGGCTGCTTCGACGTTGTCTCCAGACAGATCCAGGTTGGAGAGGAGGCCGTGACTATCCACAGGCCCGTCTTTCGCCCGGCCAGAAACCTCGTCGTGGTCCGCAACCTGTCGGACAACAAGGCCTACCTGCCCG gcaacaaGGAGCTGGAGCCCCTCAAATACTCCAAGGTGGCCGCAGCCGCCTCGGTGTCCCGGCAGAAAGCGGCGGGCTGCATCCAGGGCACCGTGTCCCTCCTCTCttactgcctggggaagggggagaacgtTGCCTTCGTCCTGAGGGACATCGGGGTGCTCCTCATTGAAGGCACAACGGTGCAAATGAAGTTCTACTACGACATCCTGGAGAtgttgtctgggaaggagaacttgGAACAAGTGATTTTCAAG GTCCCCCGCCTGCTGGACATGGTGGTGTCCCGGATGGTACCTGTGGCCTCCCTGAGTTTCTCTGGCCATGTCGTCATCTTTCCCGA GCTTGAAATGGAGTTTGTGCACAAACCACCTCTCAGGGCTCTTCTCAGGACCTCGAGACAAGTCCCTGGCGAGGATGAGGAGACAAGAAGAGAGTTTCTGCCACCTCTTGGACAAG TTCCAGTGGGATGTCCTGGGTTCGCTGCTCCAAGCTCGCCTAACCAGGAACCACCACAGTTCCAGGAGATGACGGagcagaagaagaggaagaagataaagtctTCGGTCAG GCAGCAGCCGGTGATCCTGGGGGATtcctctggagaaaagcagcctgggaccGGCCAAGCCAAGGGCAAAGCTGCGCTCAAAGACCGAGCGTCAAGGCAGAGCCGAGCCCAAGCGCAGGCAGCGACAGCTCAGAgctgcggaggaggaggaggaggaaaaggaaaaggaggaggatggggaggacaagTAAGACGAGGACAAGGAATGGTGGAAAAATGCTGGCAGCTGCAAAGACCCGGAAAGCCaagccctcccctcctcaggaggcCTCGTACTTCGGAACACCCGTCATAG
- the LOC141916928 gene encoding uncharacterized protein LOC141916928 isoform X2, translating to MSPGCQPAAPAAVRLGPAVGEAGGGKAGPDEGRGRSSGPSGGFLQPGRGRSRCGERLGQGRCRPRGWAQGCRGCQPRPVPGGCGEMSPSLQRSPPSPLLPPSSLGPSPTRPQPRHILPCCPSPTEPLLSLLLLQTMAVFITRVLTLLSIVQYVLRAGDRQDAATQELLRQREEQEQQEMTRLMEEVEQSSQERRGLAPEGLLLGACQHWWFWASADALLVLLGLYWLPRQSGADGDSSSQRGSASGAEEQRGEDEDCEGKAEPSDTLAGHKPLQKAGSSVAPAKQARPNNSLLTGPHPALGQGSAYECPQINIPQRLLLAPPRPPLGHIVRQRWAPRGLCRQRAAAPPAAPDGERAAPPPLPREHPNTSRVPASRAASDPLRWHAAPARRRRRASINTQ from the coding sequence atgtcaccagggtgccagccggcagcacccgctgcagtacgGCTCGGGCCAGCGGTGGGTGAGGCTggtggggggaaggctgggccggacgagggccggggcagaagctctggcccctcaggggggtttctacagccggggcgagggcgcagccgctgcggggagcgcctggggcagggcaggtgccgccctcggggctgggcgcaggggtgccggggctgccagccacggccagtgcccgggggctgtggggagatgtccccgtccctgcagcgctcaccaccctcccccttactgcctcccagctccctcgGGCCCTCTCccacccggccccagccccggcatattctcccctgctgccccagccccactgagccccttctctccctcctcctcctccagaccatggctgtgttcatcacccgcgtcctgaccctgctgagcatcgtgcagtaCGTGCTGAGAGCCGGGGACCGGCAAGACGCGGCCACGCAAGAGCTCCTGCGGCAGcgcgaggagcaggagcagcaggagatgacccggctgatggaggaggtggagcagagcagccaggagcggCGCGGCCTCGCTCCGGAAGGCCTGCTCCTCGGggcctgccagcactggtggttctgGGCCTCCGCCGACGCCCTGCTCGTGCTCTTGGGGCTctactggctgcccaggcagagcgGCGCTGACGGCgacagcagcagccagcggggaagcgcCAGCGGTGccgaggagcagagaggggaggacGAGGACtgcgagggcaaagcagagcccagtgacaccCTGGCTGGACACAAGCCTCTGCAGAAGGCGGGGAGCTCCGTGGCGCCTGCCAAGCAAGCCCGCCCCAACAACTCCCTCCTGACGGGGCCGCATCCAGCCTTGGGACAGGGCAGCGCCTACGAGTGCCCCCAGATCAACATCCCCCAGCGCCTGCTGCTCGCGCCCCCGAGACCACCCCTGGGACACATCGTCCGCCAGCGCTGGGCACCGCGGGGGCTCTGCCGGCAACGCGCTGCTGCACCCCCGGCAGCTCCTGACGGGGAACGTGCTGCGCCGCCTCCTCTGCCCCGGGAGCACCCCAACACCAGCCGGGTCCCCGCTTCCCGCGCAGCCTCTGACCCGCTCCGCTGGCACGCTGCTCCAGCTCGGAGGCGCAGGAGGGCGTCAATAAATACccaatag